From one Populus alba chromosome 17, ASM523922v2, whole genome shotgun sequence genomic stretch:
- the LOC118037201 gene encoding uncharacterized protein: protein MATGGPIAEFERFLHLSSPVINFPSLSCCQTCLDDRLVGASLCRHEIPNIPLGCIWKWYEEHGNYGLEVRAEECENSNSGGFDHFSFHGYFVPFLSAVQLSKNHSSQPINNKNSAHDHEISDTYKASVSSENSNVGHLPIFSLLIPQPRTTAVAQSVDLTCSDGAELRFEYFESEQPQQRRPLYEKIQELARGDASSRYKMYGDPTNLASLNLHDLHPRSWYSVAWYPIYRIPDGHF from the exons ATGGCCACTGGTGGTCCAATTGCCGAGTTTGAAAGATTTCTTCATTTATCGTCTCCAGTTATTAATTTTCCCAGTTTATCATGCTGCCAGACTTGTTTGGATGACCGGCTTGTTGGTGCATCACTATGCAGACATGAGATACCAAATATCCCATTGGGATGCATCTGGAAGTGGTATGAAGAACATGGGAATTATGGTTTGGAAGTAAGGGCAGAAGAATGTGAGAATTCAAATAGCGGGGGCTTTGatcatttttcatttcatgGCTATTTTGTTCCCTTTTTATCAGCAGTTCAATTGTCCAAAAACCATTCAAGTCAACCCATAAACAATAAGAACAGTGCTCATGATCATGAAATTTCTGATACATATAAGGCTAGTGTATCATCAGAGAACTCTAATGTTGGTCATCTTCCAATATTTTCTCTACTGATTCCTCAGCCTCGTACCACAGCTGTAGCTCAATCAGTTGACTTGACATGTTCTGATGGCGCAGAGTTACGCTTTGAATACTTTGAATCGGAACAACCTCAGCAAAGACGACCATTATATGAGAA GATACAAGAGCTTGCTAGAGGTGATGCGTCTTCTCGTTACAAAATGTATGGGGACCCGACTAATTTGGCCTCTCTGAATCTCCATGATTTGCACCCCAGATCCTG GTACTCGGTGGCATGGTATCCTATATATAGGATACCAGATGGCCACTTTTGA